In Tepidimicrobium xylanilyticum, one DNA window encodes the following:
- a CDS encoding transposase encodes MATLPKEVLRNMIVDGDLKTVNDLHTYLKEMFKDALQEMLEAELEVELGYVKGDKKNKNTDNRRNGTTKKTVSTRFGEIELDIP; translated from the coding sequence CAAAGGAAGTTTTAAGAAATATGATAGTAGATGGAGATTTAAAAACAGTAAATGATCTCCACACATATCTTAAAGAAATGTTTAAAGATGCACTACAAGAGATGTTAGAGGCAGAATTAGAGGTAGAATTAGGATATGTAAAAGGAGATAAAAAGAACAAAAATACAGATAATCGTAGAAATGGTACTACGAAAAAGACTGTAAGCACTCGTTTTGGAGAAATTGAGTTAGATATACCAAG